From a region of the Arachis ipaensis cultivar K30076 chromosome B09, Araip1.1, whole genome shotgun sequence genome:
- the LOC107617136 gene encoding transmembrane protein 53, producing the protein MSNFSGAIQRPLVAAAAVAVASFSAEFSDKFPSSGTTTSSSTTTTTSDYCSTSNLAHSTACNLIQQLNTAWVSHISVSKLADLSFVTRIPAPLPNVKLRVPSLGHNCASNLYHSSVASSPLLWNVYQSAEFSRLPRPCVHSRGVSTSASEGMYEWHLPQPSAVLDGSSVKSKTVVVLLGWLGAKQRHLSKYAEWYTSKGYHVITFTFPMDEVLSYKPGGKAEQNVQLLVDHLADWLEGENEKNMVFHTFSNTGWLTYGVILEQCQKQGLSIMDRIKGCIVDSAPVAYPDPEVWASGFSAAFLKKRSVATKGYVTSNESGIKVSIGREEASGPKPALTEAALLLILKKFFEITLNLPTVNRRLSDVLNVLSSKQPSCPQLYIYSTADRVIPADSVESFVEAQRKSGHDVRACNFVSSPHVDHFRNHPKLYTSQVNQFLDECVVNKCKSSH; encoded by the exons ATGAGTAACTTTTCAGGAGCCATTCAGCGACCCCTTGTTGCTGCTGCTGCGGTTGCTGTGGCTTCTTTCTCTGCCGAGTTTTCTGATAAATTCCCATCCAGTGGaacaacaacatcatcatcaacaacaacaacaacaagtgATTATTGCTCTACCTCCAATTTGGCACATTCCACGGCATGCAATTTAATACAACAACTTAATACAGCATGGGTTTCTCATATCTCCGTTTCAAAACTTGCGGACCTTTCTTTTGTGACACGGATTCCAGCACCTTTGCCTAATGTCAAACTCCGGGTGCCAAGTTTGGGCCACAATTGTGCTTCCAATTTGTACCATTCTTCTGTTGCTTCATCGCCGCTTCTTTGGAATGTGTATCAATCTGCTGAATTCTCTAGATTGCCTAGGCCTTGTGTGCATTCTCGTGGTGTGTCCACTTCAGCTTCTGAGGGCATGTATGAATGGCATTTGCCCCAACCAAGTGCTGTATTGGACGGTTCGTCTGTGAAGTCAAAGACTGTTGTGGTCTTGTTGGGATGGTTGGGAGCAAAGCAGAGGCATCTTTCGAAGTATGCAGAATGGTATACTTCGAAGGGGTATCATGTAATTACATTCACGTTTCCCATGGATGAGGTCCTTAGTTATAAGCCAGGAGGAAAAGCTGAACAGAATGTTCAATTGCTTGTAGACCACTTGGCTGATTGGTTAGAAGGGGAAAATGAAAAGAATATGGTCTTTCATACTTTCAGCAACACTGGATGGTTAAC ATATGGGGTTATTCTGGAGCAATGTCAAAAGCAGGGCCTGTCTATAATGGATAGGATTAAGGGCTGCATTGTAGATTCTGCACCTGTTGCATATCCTGATCCTGAG GTATGGGCTTCAGGTTTCTCTGCAGCGTTTCTCAAGAAAAGAAGTGTGGCCACAAAGGGATATGTAACCTCTAATGAATCCGGCATTAAGGTATCAATTGGCCGCGAGGAAGCTTCAGGACCCAAACCTGCACTAACTGAAGCAGCTTTGCTATTAATACTAAAGAAATTTTTTGAGATCACTCTGAATCTCCCTACAGTGAATAG GAGGCTCTCTGATGTTTTGAATGTGTTATCATCAAAGCAACCAAGCTGTCCTCAGTTATACATCTATAGCACTGCAGACAGAGTTATACCTGCAGACTCCGTGGAGTCGTTCGTCGAGGCGCAGCGCAAATCAGGGCATGATGTGAGGGCATGCAATTTTGTGTCCTCACCCCATGTTGATCACTTTAGAAATCACCCCAAATTGTACACCTCTCAGGTCAATCAATTTCTTGATGAGTGTGTGGTTAACAAATGTAAATCTTCTCACTAA
- the LOC107617138 gene encoding cyclic pyranopterin monophosphate synthase, mitochondrial (The sequence of the model RefSeq protein was modified relative to this genomic sequence to represent the inferred CDS: added 43 bases not found in genome assembly), whose translation MLLRRIITCPHSKRMLCSSSFPSISNCDFTSAIHELNKEMESVFGEPPGGGLASSASNVHVNNESKMMMSQKIDENSFELTHTGHSGEAQMVDVSPKESTKRTAIAGCKVLLGKKVFNLVSANQMAKGDVLTVAKIAGISAAKQTSSLIPLCHNINLTHVQVDLKLNHDDFSVMIEGEAATTGRTGVEMEAMTAVSVAGLTVYDMCKAASKDIVITDIRLKHKSGGKSGDWSWNQ comes from the exons ATGTTGCTTCGTCGAATAATAACGTGTCCTCACTCCAAAAGGATGCTGTGCTCTTCCTCTTTTCCTTCTATTAGCAACTGCGACTTCACAAGTGCCATTCATGAACTCAACAAg GAAATGGAATCTGTATTCGGTGAGCCTCCTGGTGGGGGATTGGCTAGCTCTGCAAGCAATGTTCATGTCAACAATGAATCAAAGATGATGATGTCTCAAAAGATAGATGAAAATTCTTTTGAATTGACTCACACTGGCCATTCAGGGGAAGCTCAAATGGTGGATGTGTCTCCCAAAGAAAGTACTAAGCGAACCGCCATTGCCGGTTGCAAGGTACTTCTTGGAAAGAAGGTGTTCAACTTGGTCTCAGCTAATCAAATGGCAAAAGGGGATGTGCTTACTGTTGCGAAAATCGCCGGCATAAGTGCTGCAAAGCAAACCAGCAGTCTGATTCCCTTGTGCCATAACATAAACCTTACACATGTGCAGGTGGATTTGAAGCTGAATCACGACGACTTTAGTGTGATGATAGAAGGGGAAGCTGCAACAACAGGAAGAACTGGGGTTGAGATGGAGGCTATGACAGCAGTTTCTGTTGCTGGGTTAACAGTGTATGATATGTGCAAGGCTGCTTCAAAAGATATAGTCATTACAGATATAAGGCTCAAGCA
- the LOC107617137 gene encoding FAD synthetase 2, chloroplastic isoform X2 — MEYLQWQSLPGGIVALGKFDALHIGHRELAIQASRAGPPFLLSFVGMAKVLGWEPRPPIVATCDRKRVLSSWVSYCCNMVPEEFHVEFSSVRHLSPQQFVEKLSKELRVRGVVAGENYRFGYKAAGDALELIKLCEEYGMEAYIIKSVMDKNSANVISSSNPKERGQVSSTRVREALAVGDMAYVSELLGRQHRLILKATEEERFAVEQHKVSAPKSCLLNLAPKEGLYEKCSLLLGQENVVQCRVVIDKKFVHVETDYDGGLSDIFGAPNSQFLPIEFGDSRT; from the exons TCATTGCCAGGTGGAATTGTAGCATTGGGAAAGTTTGATGCTCTGCACATTGGTCATCGAGAACTCGCAATTCAAGCATCAAGGGCCGGTCCTCCATTTCTTTTATCATTTGTTGGAATGGCTAAAGTACTTGGATGGGAACCTAG GCCTCCCATAGTTGCTACTTGTGATCGCAAGAGAGTTCTTTCATCATGGGTTTCTTATTGTTGCAACATGGTCCCTGAAGAGTTCCATGTTGAATTTTCAAGCGTTCGGCATCTCAGTCCGCAACAATTTGTTGAGAAGTTATCGAAAGAGCTTAGGGTACGCGGAGTTGTTGCTG GAGAGAACTACCGATTTGGATATAAAGCAGCCGGAGATGCATTGGAGTTAATAAAGTTGTGTGAGGAGTATGGCATGGAAGCTTACATAATTAAATCTGTTATGGACAAGAATTCTGCAAATGTAATTTCTAGTAGTAATCCTAAAGAGAGGGGACAGGTTTCGTCTACCCGAGTTCGTGAAGCCCTTGCCGTAGGAGACATGGCCTATGTCTCGGAGCTTTTAGGTAGACAGCATCGTCTCATATTGAAGGCCACCGAAGAAGAAAGGTTCGCTGTCGAGCAGCATAAGGTGTCTGCTCCTAAATCCTGCTTGTTGAATCTAGCACCAAAGGAAGGTTTATATGAGAAGTGTTCACTTTTACTTGGTCAAGAAAATGTTGTGCAGTGTAGGGTAGTTATTGACAAGAAGTTTGTCCATGTAGAAACAGATTATGATGGAGGTCTGAGTGATATTTTTGGTGCTCCAAATTCGCAGTTCTTGCCTATTGAATTTGGTGATTCCAGGACTTGA